TTCTTCCCCGCGAATGGTGATATTTTCGATGCCGATACCCGGCGCGTACAAACGAGTAATTTCCTGTCCCGATTGGCGATCAAATATAAAGATTTGTCCAGAACGTTGACAAGTGACATAAATTGTGTTACTGGTTACGGCGACTCCGTTAGCGGTGTAGGGAAGACGGGTAAAAAATTTCGGGGTAAAATCTTCGAGAGTGCAGCAGTAGAGATTTTCGCGAGTAGTAAACCAGAGGTTATTTTGATCATCGATTGCCAATCCCGTCGTCCCGACGAATTCTTGCCAGCGATGGGAATTAAGTACGGTTGTATGACCAGTATCGAGGGCAATTTGGTATAAATAGCCGTTTTTTGCGTCGATAGCGATTAATTTGTTATCTTGAAATACAATTCCGTGCAGGGCTGTGGCGCTAATCGGGCGAATCGTTTGACGATGGGAGGGAAGACTGGCAGGATCGAAAATCATAGGAGGAAGCGAAAAGGGAAGGCGTTTTTAAGTGAATAAAACAGCAATTCTTCCCACGATAGCAAATTTTATCGCCCTTGAATGCTCGTAATGAACTCCAATTCTGAAAAAAATGTCAAGAATTGTCACCTATAGTCCCTCTCATACCCTTGTACCTACCTACGAGTGTTTCAATCGTTGCAGTTATTGTAATTTTCGCAGGGATTTAGGCACTGATGGCTGGTTAAGTCTAGACAAGGCAAAAGAGATTTTAACTGCTTTGCAGGGTTCGGAAATTACGGAAATTTTAATTCTTAGCGGCGAAGTTCATCCTTTAGCCGCCAATCGAGAGTTATGGTTTCGGCATATTTATAATTTAGCAGAATTGGCTTTAAATATGGGTTTTTATCCCCATACCAATGCGGGGATTTTAACTTTTGCCGAGATGGAAAAACTCAAAAATGTCAATCTATCTATGGGCATAATGTTAGAACAAATGACGGTGACTTTATTAAATACTGTCCATCGTCATGCCCCCAGTAAAGTGCCATCCCTGCGCTTAGAACAGTTACAATGGGCGGGAGAATTAGGAATTACTTTTACCACGGGGTTATTATTAGGAATTGGTGAAACGGAATGCGATCGCTTAGTAACCTTAGAAACTATTGCCGCTCTTCATCAACGTTGGGGACATATTCAAGAAGTGATCCTACAACCCTATAATCCGGGCAAAAGAGAACAGTGGCAAAATAATCCTTTTGATCTGCAAAAACTGCCCGCTCTGGTTAGGCAAGCCAGGGAAATTTTGCCCCCAGATATTGTCATTCAAATTCCCCCGAATCTAGTACCCGATCCTCTTTTTCTCTTGGATTGTTTAGCGGCAGGAGCGCGGGATTTAGGCGGTATTGGCATTATCGATGAAGTTAATCCCGATTACCTCCATTTACACCCCGATAAATTAAAGGAATTTTTAGCAATTTATGGCTGGGAATTAAAGGCGCGCCTACCGGTTTATAAGTAAGAGGAAATGGTAAAGTATCGCTATAATCTAGTTTCAAATCATCATCGGTAGCAAAAACAGCTTGATATTAAATATAAATCTCAAGACAAAACTTGCTCAAAAACCCTATTTATCCCAGCATAATATCCCGATCAAACTCAAGAATAATTTCCTAAAAAACCAGCAACTTTTTTGACTATAATAACGACAAGATTATCGGTATAGCCTTAGACTATCCTATGATAAGCCCTATCTTGATCGCCATATATATTTATGAAATT
This Microcystis wesenbergii NRERC-220 DNA region includes the following protein-coding sequences:
- the cofG gene encoding 7,8-didemethyl-8-hydroxy-5-deazariboflavin synthase subunit CofG, with the protein product MSRIVTYSPSHTLVPTYECFNRCSYCNFRRDLGTDGWLSLDKAKEILTALQGSEITEILILSGEVHPLAANRELWFRHIYNLAELALNMGFYPHTNAGILTFAEMEKLKNVNLSMGIMLEQMTVTLLNTVHRHAPSKVPSLRLEQLQWAGELGITFTTGLLLGIGETECDRLVTLETIAALHQRWGHIQEVILQPYNPGKREQWQNNPFDLQKLPALVRQAREILPPDIVIQIPPNLVPDPLFLLDCLAAGARDLGGIGIIDEVNPDYLHLHPDKLKEFLAIYGWELKARLPVYK